One stretch of Streptomyces hygroscopicus DNA includes these proteins:
- a CDS encoding arylcarboxylate reductase → MKDVTEQIDQWLSQDIDAWTRRVLRRHFDPDTGTPYWLKRAAELAIDPRDITRYDELSAFGPMPLGDLRTLDPAELVPQAVPRPLTGRVWDSGGTTGNPCRVYYTEPMLEHRAAWRRWVIEREGFEPGRNWLQATPTGPHLIGHGAVDLADLYDGRVYGIDFDPRWVKRLLRDGRLKEAQEYTVHLTEQMASVLEHQPIDYLVTTPALLQALIKARPDLVARLKGVRLSGTHATPAMRRSFHKALGGGLVVVTYANTFGNTVGLPAVGDGTLMPYLPNYPQVTMAVVDKDDWSKVVAYGDQGQVRLNVLHDDLFLPNVLERDLAVRYDTGAEWPCDGVANVKPLQVVRSAPEGIY, encoded by the coding sequence GTGAAGGACGTGACCGAGCAGATCGACCAGTGGCTGTCGCAGGACATCGACGCCTGGACACGCCGGGTCCTCCGCCGCCACTTCGACCCCGACACCGGCACCCCCTACTGGCTCAAGCGCGCCGCCGAACTCGCCATCGACCCACGGGACATCACCCGCTACGACGAGCTGTCCGCGTTCGGCCCGATGCCCTTGGGCGACCTGCGCACCCTGGACCCCGCCGAGCTCGTGCCCCAGGCGGTGCCCCGGCCCCTGACCGGCCGGGTCTGGGACTCCGGAGGCACGACCGGCAACCCCTGCCGCGTCTACTACACCGAGCCGATGCTCGAGCACCGCGCCGCATGGCGACGCTGGGTGATCGAGCGCGAGGGATTCGAACCGGGCCGCAACTGGCTCCAGGCCACCCCCACCGGCCCGCACCTCATCGGACACGGCGCCGTGGACCTGGCGGACCTCTACGACGGCCGGGTGTACGGCATCGACTTCGACCCTCGCTGGGTCAAGCGGCTGCTCCGCGACGGCAGGCTGAAGGAAGCGCAGGAGTACACGGTCCATCTCACCGAGCAGATGGCCTCGGTCCTGGAGCATCAGCCGATCGACTACCTCGTCACCACTCCGGCCCTGCTGCAGGCGCTGATCAAGGCAAGGCCAGACCTGGTGGCGCGGCTGAAGGGGGTACGGCTCAGTGGCACACATGCCACCCCCGCCATGCGCAGGTCCTTCCACAAGGCCCTGGGCGGCGGACTGGTCGTCGTCACCTACGCCAACACCTTCGGCAACACCGTGGGCCTGCCCGCGGTGGGCGACGGCACCCTCATGCCGTACCTGCCGAACTACCCGCAGGTGACCATGGCGGTCGTCGACAAGGACGACTGGTCCAAGGTCGTCGCATACGGTGATCAGGGCCAGGTCCGGCTGAACGTCCTGCACGACGACCTCTTCCTGCCCAATGTGCTGGAGCGCGACCTCGCGGTGCGGTACGACACGGGCGCGGAGTGGCCGTGTGACGGCGTCGCCAATGTCAAGCCACTGCAGGTCGTGCGGTCGGCGCCGGAAGGCATCTACTAG
- a CDS encoding malonyl transferase, protein MGCRGDAACYCPVRTGGNGGFGVTLAYVLDGGMNDQPGAGAELYELFPSVQHTYQQIAEWTGIDVQRIFEEERQPGQEHRQGVGAIRQAAAVLGIADVLAEEYGITPAAVCGLSFGALVGATLAGAVERQELFTLLMRLREVPPPAADAGPQAVAMLRVPYDTATDDLLADVADVYLSADLGKVGTGHERMVLLGGYRSALQRFGAGFPAGALHVSEDHGAAFHSPLQQHISDYLEPTLDAMTFHDPRVPVHSCMERKALTTAEEIRDLFRRNPTAPVSVPHMIGGLEDSGTELGLVLGPAAFGTFQNASFPVVHVESPDHVFEAMTAVYDFGIELPSTEAGVTQ, encoded by the coding sequence ATGGGATGCCGCGGTGATGCGGCATGCTATTGCCCGGTGCGAACGGGCGGAAACGGGGGTTTCGGGGTGACGCTTGCGTATGTCCTCGACGGTGGTATGAACGATCAGCCGGGAGCCGGCGCGGAGCTGTATGAACTCTTTCCGAGCGTGCAGCACACCTATCAACAGATCGCCGAGTGGACGGGTATCGACGTCCAGCGCATATTCGAAGAAGAACGGCAACCCGGACAGGAACACCGACAAGGCGTCGGCGCCATACGTCAGGCTGCTGCCGTATTAGGAATTGCGGATGTTCTCGCCGAGGAATACGGCATAACACCGGCCGCTGTATGCGGACTGAGTTTCGGCGCACTGGTCGGTGCGACTCTCGCCGGAGCCGTCGAACGTCAGGAACTCTTCACCCTTCTGATGCGATTGCGGGAAGTTCCCCCGCCGGCCGCGGACGCCGGCCCACAGGCCGTCGCCATGCTGCGGGTCCCGTACGACACCGCCACCGACGACCTGCTCGCCGACGTCGCCGATGTGTATCTCTCCGCCGACCTCGGCAAGGTGGGCACGGGCCACGAGCGCATGGTGCTGCTGGGTGGCTACCGCTCGGCCCTCCAGCGGTTCGGGGCCGGGTTCCCGGCCGGCGCCCTGCATGTGTCCGAAGACCACGGTGCCGCCTTCCACTCGCCGCTCCAGCAGCACATCAGCGACTACCTCGAGCCCACGCTGGACGCCATGACCTTCCATGACCCACGGGTGCCCGTGCACTCGTGCATGGAGCGCAAGGCCCTCACCACCGCTGAGGAGATCCGCGATCTCTTCCGCCGCAACCCCACCGCCCCCGTGAGCGTCCCGCACATGATCGGCGGCCTGGAGGACAGCGGCACCGAACTGGGCCTGGTACTCGGCCCCGCAGCGTTCGGCACCTTCCAGAACGCGTCGTTCCCCGTGGTCCACGTGGAATCACCGGACCATGTCTTCGAGGCGATGACCGCGGTCTACGACTTCGGCATCGAACTTCCCTCCACGGAAGCCGGGGTGACCCAGTGA
- a CDS encoding 5-aminolevulinate synthase — protein sequence MTTQYLDLFSRLTEGSDGGKREFLEIGRLAGQFPAASVSGVEDASQISVWCSNDYLGMGQHPAVLDAMKEAVDQYGAGAGGSRNIGGTNHYHVLLEKELSALHGKDDALLFTSGYTANDGALSVVAGRMEGCVVFSDALNHASIIDGLRHSGAQKRIFRHNDTAHLEQLLEAADPDVPKLIVAESVYSMNGDIAPLAEIADLAERHGAMTFLDEVHAVGMYGPQGAGIAARQGLADRFTLIMGTLAKGFGTNGGYIAGPAEVIEAVRMFSRSFIFTTAMPPAVAAAALAAVRHLRSSEVERERLWDNAQLMHRQLKERRIPFISDLTHIVSVLVRDEVLCKRMSAALLERHGIYVQAINAPSVRAGEEILRVAPGAVHSAAEVEMFVKALDQVWEEFGGPREGAEIRLRNEGDRG from the coding sequence GTGACGACTCAATATCTGGACCTGTTTTCGCGCCTCACCGAGGGTTCTGACGGTGGAAAGCGCGAGTTCCTGGAGATCGGACGGCTCGCCGGTCAGTTCCCCGCCGCCAGCGTCAGCGGCGTCGAGGACGCCTCCCAGATCAGCGTCTGGTGCAGCAACGACTACCTCGGCATGGGCCAGCACCCCGCCGTCCTGGACGCCATGAAGGAAGCCGTCGACCAGTACGGGGCGGGTGCCGGCGGCTCACGCAACATCGGCGGCACCAACCACTACCACGTGCTGCTGGAGAAGGAGCTCAGCGCGCTCCACGGCAAGGACGACGCGCTGCTGTTCACCTCCGGCTACACCGCCAACGACGGCGCGCTGTCCGTCGTCGCCGGCCGCATGGAGGGGTGCGTCGTCTTCTCCGACGCGCTGAACCACGCCTCCATCATCGACGGCCTGCGCCACAGCGGCGCACAGAAGCGGATCTTCCGGCACAACGACACCGCGCACCTCGAGCAGCTGCTCGAGGCCGCCGACCCCGACGTGCCCAAGCTGATCGTCGCCGAGTCCGTCTACTCGATGAACGGCGACATCGCGCCGCTCGCGGAGATCGCCGACCTCGCCGAGCGCCATGGTGCCATGACCTTCCTCGACGAGGTGCACGCGGTGGGCATGTACGGTCCGCAGGGCGCGGGCATCGCGGCGCGCCAGGGCCTGGCCGACCGGTTCACCCTCATCATGGGCACGCTGGCCAAGGGCTTCGGCACCAACGGGGGGTACATCGCCGGCCCGGCGGAGGTGATCGAGGCGGTGCGGATGTTCTCCCGCTCCTTCATCTTCACCACCGCGATGCCGCCCGCCGTCGCCGCGGCCGCCCTCGCCGCCGTCCGCCATCTGCGCTCCTCCGAGGTCGAGCGGGAACGACTGTGGGATAACGCACAGTTGATGCACCGTCAACTCAAGGAGCGCCGGATCCCCTTCATCTCCGACCTCACCCACATCGTGTCCGTGCTGGTGCGGGACGAGGTCCTGTGCAAGCGGATGTCCGCGGCGCTGCTGGAGCGGCATGGCATCTATGTGCAGGCGATCAACGCGCCGAGCGTGCGGGCCGGCGAGGAGATCCTGCGGGTGGCACCCGGAGCCGTGCATTCCGCTGCCGAGGTGGAGATGTTCGTCAAGGCCCTTGACCAGGTCTGGGAGGAGTTCGGCGGCCCCCGTGAGGGCGCGGAAATACGGTTGCGCAATGAGGGCGACCGGGGCTAA
- a CDS encoding amide synthetase, which produces MSPTDNYVRRVLEALSADGERVALLRDDERYTAGEFTRTVVAAAEFLRRQIAEEEIPVVAVLTVSNTPATIILRYAANLVGATVVHLHSTNAVDPTDQLATRERYEILKRTGATFLAVDEENLGLARELCERLPDPPRLAALGSLGPDVLDLTTGDADAFDLTVVETDPERAAVVLFTSGTSGTPKGVTLPFRVRTLYLRAGLDAPAPITYLSTLPVSHSNGSGADLALASGGTVVLHDGFDASAVLGAVERHRVSALTLTPPQLYMLVDHPAIKGTDLSSIQIISYGGCPASPARLAEAVEVFGPVLLQFYGTTETSGISVLVPPDHFDPELRMTAGRLTAEVRIRDQDDQRDLPVGEIGEICVRSPFNMLGYWREPELTAETVRDGWVYTGDLGSLDERGYVRLHGRVGEVMKTNGIKVHPLAVENALLTHPDVAQAAVYGVADGDRVEHIHAAVVLRPGGAADFTSLLDHVTGELSPKHVPAAITFHGDLPLTGAGKPDKQQLAAQRAGA; this is translated from the coding sequence ATGTCTCCGACCGACAATTACGTCCGACGGGTCCTCGAGGCTCTATCAGCCGATGGGGAGCGGGTGGCCCTGCTCCGGGACGATGAGCGGTACACCGCCGGCGAGTTCACCCGGACCGTGGTCGCGGCGGCGGAATTCCTGCGCCGCCAGATAGCGGAGGAAGAAATTCCGGTAGTGGCCGTGCTGACGGTCTCCAACACCCCGGCCACCATCATTCTGCGCTATGCGGCGAACCTTGTCGGCGCCACGGTGGTCCATCTGCACTCCACCAACGCGGTGGATCCCACCGATCAGCTGGCCACCCGCGAGCGGTACGAGATCCTGAAGAGGACGGGCGCCACCTTCCTCGCCGTCGACGAGGAGAACCTGGGCCTGGCCCGGGAGCTGTGCGAGCGGCTGCCGGATCCGCCCCGGCTCGCCGCGCTGGGCTCCCTCGGCCCGGATGTGCTGGACCTGACCACGGGCGACGCGGACGCCTTCGACCTGACGGTCGTGGAGACCGACCCCGAGCGTGCGGCCGTAGTCCTGTTCACCAGCGGCACCAGCGGCACCCCGAAGGGTGTGACACTTCCCTTCCGCGTCCGAACGCTCTATCTGCGGGCGGGACTTGACGCACCCGCCCCGATCACCTATCTGTCGACACTGCCGGTGAGCCACTCCAACGGCTCGGGCGCCGACCTCGCCCTCGCCTCCGGTGGCACGGTGGTCCTGCACGACGGCTTCGACGCGAGTGCGGTGCTCGGCGCGGTGGAGCGCCACCGGGTGTCCGCGCTCACCCTCACCCCTCCGCAGCTGTACATGCTGGTGGACCACCCGGCCATCAAGGGCACCGATCTGTCCAGCATCCAGATCATCTCCTACGGCGGCTGCCCCGCCTCCCCGGCCCGGCTGGCCGAGGCGGTCGAGGTGTTCGGCCCGGTGCTGCTGCAGTTCTACGGCACCACCGAGACCAGCGGTATCAGCGTGCTCGTCCCGCCGGACCACTTCGACCCCGAGCTGCGGATGACCGCCGGCCGGCTGACCGCCGAGGTGCGCATCCGCGACCAGGACGACCAGCGTGATCTGCCGGTGGGCGAGATCGGCGAGATCTGCGTACGGTCGCCGTTCAACATGCTCGGCTACTGGCGCGAGCCGGAGCTGACCGCGGAGACCGTACGCGACGGCTGGGTGTACACCGGCGACCTCGGCTCCCTCGACGAGCGCGGCTATGTGCGTCTGCACGGCCGGGTGGGCGAGGTGATGAAGACCAACGGGATCAAGGTCCATCCCCTCGCCGTGGAGAACGCGCTGCTGACCCACCCCGATGTCGCCCAGGCCGCGGTGTACGGAGTGGCCGACGGGGACCGGGTGGAACACATCCACGCGGCGGTCGTGCTCCGCCCCGGTGGCGCCGCCGACTTCACCTCGCTGCTCGACCATGTGACCGGTGAGCTGTCGCCCAAGCATGTACCTGCCGCCATCACCTTCCATGGCGACCTTCCGCTGACCGGTGCCGGCAAGCCGGACAAGCAGCAGCTGGCCGCCCAGAGGGCCGGGGCGTGA
- a CDS encoding AMP-dependent synthetase produces the protein MTLTAAAVLAESALRRPDHPALVFGSQRITYRELWDATRRYATVLRDHGIGAGDRVALLLPNTPHFPMVYYGVLALGAVAVPVHGLLRADEIVHVLRDSESKVLVCGAPMLTEGAKGAEVAGVPLITVMEEHDGGRPRLDALAEHADPLDRCVPREPGDLAVVLYTSGTTGRPKGAMITQFNLVMNVSTTMLSPFDLGPDDVLLGCLPLFHTFGQTCGMGTTFLAGGTMVLMSRFDGPRALDLMVTEGCTVFMGVPTMFLALLDAAAQNPRRPALDRAFSGGSALPVKVLEDFQEVFGCPIYEGYGLTEASPVVAYNQKAWPRKPGTVGRPIWGVEAEIAAADVEDRVELLPTGTVGEIVIRGHNVMAGYLNRPEATAEVLVDGWFRSGDLGTKDAEGYLTLVDRKKDLVVRGGYNVYPREVEDVLMRHPDIAQVAVIGLPDEVYGEEVCAVVRPRPGTAPDAALGSGIVEWARERLAGHKYPRRVKFIDAFPLGPSGKVLKRELVGRFTTDRN, from the coding sequence GTGACACTCACGGCGGCGGCGGTGCTCGCCGAGTCCGCGCTGCGGCGCCCGGACCACCCCGCGCTCGTCTTCGGCTCGCAGCGCATCACCTACCGCGAGCTGTGGGACGCCACGCGGCGGTACGCCACCGTACTGCGCGACCACGGCATCGGTGCGGGCGACCGGGTGGCGCTGCTGCTGCCGAACACACCGCACTTCCCGATGGTGTACTACGGGGTGCTGGCGCTCGGCGCCGTGGCCGTCCCGGTGCACGGTCTGCTGCGCGCCGACGAGATCGTTCATGTGCTGCGCGACTCGGAGTCGAAGGTACTGGTGTGCGGGGCGCCGATGCTGACCGAGGGCGCCAAGGGCGCGGAGGTGGCCGGGGTCCCGCTGATCACCGTTATGGAGGAGCACGACGGCGGCCGACCGCGCCTGGACGCCCTGGCCGAACACGCTGATCCGCTGGACCGCTGTGTGCCGCGCGAGCCCGGCGACCTCGCCGTGGTCCTGTACACCTCGGGCACCACCGGCCGGCCCAAGGGCGCGATGATCACCCAGTTCAACCTGGTGATGAACGTGAGCACCACGATGCTCTCGCCCTTCGACCTCGGCCCCGACGATGTGCTGCTCGGCTGTCTGCCCCTGTTCCACACCTTCGGGCAGACCTGCGGGATGGGCACCACCTTCCTGGCGGGCGGCACGATGGTGCTGATGAGCCGGTTCGACGGCCCCCGGGCGCTGGACCTGATGGTCACCGAGGGGTGCACCGTCTTCATGGGGGTGCCCACCATGTTTCTGGCGCTGCTCGACGCCGCCGCCCAGAACCCCCGCCGCCCCGCCCTCGACCGCGCGTTCTCCGGGGGCTCGGCGCTTCCGGTGAAGGTGCTCGAGGACTTCCAGGAGGTCTTCGGCTGCCCGATCTACGAGGGGTACGGCCTGACCGAGGCGTCACCGGTGGTCGCCTACAACCAGAAGGCGTGGCCGCGTAAACCGGGGACGGTGGGGCGCCCGATCTGGGGCGTCGAGGCGGAGATCGCCGCGGCCGATGTGGAGGACCGCGTCGAGCTGCTGCCGACCGGCACGGTCGGTGAGATCGTCATCCGTGGCCACAATGTGATGGCCGGTTATCTCAACCGTCCGGAGGCCACGGCCGAGGTGCTGGTCGACGGGTGGTTCCGCTCGGGCGACCTCGGCACCAAGGACGCGGAAGGCTATCTCACCCTCGTGGACCGCAAGAAGGACCTGGTGGTGCGCGGCGGATACAACGTCTACCCACGCGAGGTCGAGGACGTGCTCATGCGCCACCCGGACATCGCTCAGGTGGCCGTCATCGGACTGCCCGACGAGGTGTACGGCGAGGAGGTGTGCGCCGTGGTGCGGCCACGACCGGGGACGGCCCCGGACGCGGCCCTGGGCTCCGGCATCGTGGAGTGGGCCAGGGAGCGGCTCGCCGGACACAAGTACCCGCGCCGGGTGAAGTTCATCGACGCCTTCCCCCTGGGCCCCAGCGGCAAGGTACTCAAGCGTGAACTCGTCGGCCGCTTCACCACGGACCGTAATTAA
- a CDS encoding Ricin B lectin — translation MTDQHGAEPDATAGQRPYAQLSDAELTERIHSGAPTALPATQQLRERHLPAVLSYARLCARTRTDADQLADLSFGLAAQETCRGIDPWGPWRHHLLLLVQRVAATWAEGNRAERLDPTFAEWLGRSGITADRQAGHRRARERSAMLGGFLSLSARTRDVLWYSVVDEDPDTAVATFAGLAPHTVPTLRETARGALREAWLRTHLERGGEQTCQGFRGLIEAAVRPDNPRRCDDLDRHLSTCPSCAGVYGDLIRMDGDPRTVIADGLLGWGGAAYVTAGPVGGLPSVGSATPKPAQPRQPDPPLVPAPPPPYPPAETAEGAMVAGAAGVTGVAEGAGIAPDVPNMPMDGGSAGRWRRPAWTGSRPPATTALIAVAAVAAVAATVAVLVSGGDDMTPAGRTNTPPPASATPSAPSARPTTDSPAPTKRPQRPPNPGGMTEPPTTAPATPPPSTAPPPDAPIPGDTYTAVINADSGLCLDIRDQRLEKRTDAVLAQCAGTDTQRWRLDSEGLLHTEADPDFCLDSRGDTDRGVGIWPCSSAEGDNGENLRFVVDRQGLIRPHIAPDFAVTPGDDPDSQVELRSADDRNDQRWTAGHADASADVSVSGPAPAR, via the coding sequence GTGACCGACCAGCACGGAGCCGAGCCCGATGCCACCGCCGGGCAGCGGCCGTACGCCCAATTGTCCGACGCGGAACTCACCGAGCGCATCCACTCCGGGGCGCCCACCGCCCTCCCCGCCACGCAGCAGCTGCGGGAGCGCCACCTGCCGGCGGTGCTGTCCTACGCCCGGCTCTGCGCCAGGACCCGGACCGACGCCGACCAGCTCGCCGACCTGTCCTTCGGCCTCGCCGCGCAGGAGACCTGTCGCGGTATCGATCCCTGGGGACCGTGGCGGCACCATCTGCTGCTGCTCGTCCAGCGGGTGGCCGCCACCTGGGCGGAGGGCAACCGGGCGGAGAGGCTGGACCCCACGTTCGCCGAGTGGCTCGGCCGCTCCGGTATCACCGCGGACCGCCAGGCCGGACACCGGAGGGCGCGGGAGCGTTCGGCCATGCTCGGTGGCTTCCTCAGCCTCTCGGCACGCACCCGTGATGTCCTGTGGTACAGCGTGGTGGACGAGGATCCAGACACGGCGGTGGCCACCTTCGCGGGGCTGGCGCCGCACACCGTTCCCACGCTCCGGGAGACGGCACGGGGCGCCCTGCGCGAGGCGTGGCTGCGGACCCATCTGGAGCGTGGCGGCGAGCAGACCTGTCAGGGGTTCCGGGGCCTCATCGAGGCCGCGGTACGGCCGGACAACCCCCGGCGCTGCGACGACCTGGACCGCCATCTGTCCACCTGCCCGTCGTGTGCCGGGGTGTACGGCGACCTGATACGGATGGACGGGGATCCCCGGACCGTAATCGCCGACGGGCTCCTGGGGTGGGGCGGGGCAGCCTATGTCACGGCGGGACCGGTCGGCGGACTGCCCTCGGTGGGATCGGCGACGCCGAAGCCCGCGCAACCGCGGCAGCCGGACCCGCCCCTGGTCCCCGCTCCCCCGCCGCCGTATCCCCCCGCCGAGACCGCGGAGGGCGCGATGGTCGCGGGGGCCGCCGGAGTCACGGGGGTCGCTGAGGGCGCGGGCATCGCGCCGGACGTGCCGAACATGCCGATGGACGGTGGATCCGCGGGCCGGTGGCGCCGACCGGCCTGGACGGGCTCCCGGCCGCCCGCGACGACCGCGCTGATCGCGGTGGCGGCCGTGGCGGCGGTGGCCGCCACGGTCGCCGTCCTGGTGTCCGGCGGGGACGACATGACCCCGGCCGGTCGCACGAACACACCTCCGCCCGCGTCCGCCACCCCTTCGGCTCCTTCGGCTCGGCCGACGACGGATTCGCCGGCTCCGACGAAACGGCCACAGCGCCCGCCGAACCCCGGTGGCATGACCGAACCGCCCACGACCGCCCCCGCCACACCTCCCCCGAGCACCGCGCCGCCGCCCGACGCCCCGATTCCGGGCGACACCTACACGGCGGTGATCAACGCCGATTCCGGGCTCTGTCTGGACATCCGCGACCAGCGGCTGGAGAAGCGCACAGACGCCGTCCTGGCCCAGTGCGCCGGGACCGACACCCAGCGGTGGCGGCTGGACTCCGAGGGGCTGCTGCACACCGAGGCCGACCCCGACTTCTGCCTGGACTCGCGTGGGGACACCGACCGGGGTGTCGGCATCTGGCCGTGCTCCTCCGCCGAGGGCGACAACGGCGAGAACCTGCGGTTCGTGGTCGACCGCCAAGGGTTGATACGCCCTCATATCGCACCCGACTTCGCCGTCACCCCGGGCGACGACCCCGACAGCCAGGTCGAGCTCCGCTCGGCCGACGACCGGAACGACCAGCGGTGGACCGCCGGCCACGCCGACGCCTCGGCCGATGTTTCCGTATCGGGGCCCGCCCCGGCGCGGTGA
- a CDS encoding SAM-dependent methyltransferase, giving the protein MHDEPSDSPLFGEPFLWAALFRRATEAGSTVV; this is encoded by the coding sequence ATGCACGACGAACCGTCCGACTCCCCGCTGTTCGGGGAGCCGTTCCTGTGGGCAGCCCTCTTCCGCCGCGCCACGGAGGCCGGGAGCACCGTGGTCTGA
- a CDS encoding esterase: MAAALLGGVLPLLASLFLLAPTPAAAASLTEVTGFGTNPSNLRMYEYVPSNVAARPAVLVAVHYCTGSGPAFYSGTEFASLADRYGFIVIYPSATRSGACFDVSSPQALRHDGGSDPVGIVSMVRYAQQRHNADPNRVYVTGASSGAMMTNVLLGDYPDVFKAGAAFAGVPFGCFATTDGSGWNSACANGTITKTPQAWGDLARGAYPGYQGARPRMQLWHGTDDGTLRYPNFGEEIKQWTNVLGVSQTPVLTDRPQPTWTRTRYGATGNQAPVEAISVQGTGHSLPAAGMAARVITFFGLDAG; encoded by the coding sequence ATGGCCGCGGCGTTACTCGGCGGCGTACTGCCGCTGCTCGCCTCACTGTTCCTGCTGGCCCCGACCCCCGCGGCGGCGGCCTCGCTCACCGAGGTCACGGGCTTCGGCACCAACCCGAGCAACCTCCGCATGTACGAGTACGTGCCGAGCAACGTCGCGGCACGGCCGGCCGTCCTCGTGGCGGTGCACTACTGCACCGGCTCGGGGCCCGCGTTCTACTCCGGCACCGAGTTCGCCTCCCTGGCGGACCGTTACGGCTTCATCGTCATCTATCCGTCCGCCACCAGAAGCGGCGCCTGCTTCGACGTCTCCTCCCCGCAGGCACTGCGCCACGACGGCGGCAGCGACCCGGTGGGCATCGTGTCGATGGTCCGCTACGCCCAGCAGCGCCACAACGCCGACCCCAACCGGGTCTATGTCACCGGCGCCTCATCGGGCGCCATGATGACCAACGTCCTGCTGGGCGACTACCCGGATGTGTTCAAGGCGGGCGCGGCGTTCGCGGGCGTGCCCTTCGGCTGCTTCGCCACCACCGACGGATCCGGCTGGAACAGCGCCTGCGCCAACGGCACCATCACCAAGACACCGCAGGCGTGGGGCGACCTCGCGCGCGGGGCCTACCCCGGATACCAGGGCGCCCGGCCGAGGATGCAACTGTGGCACGGCACCGATGACGGCACCCTGCGCTATCCGAACTTCGGCGAAGAGATCAAGCAGTGGACCAACGTGCTCGGGGTGAGCCAGACCCCCGTCCTCACGGACCGTCCGCAACCCACCTGGACCCGCACCCGCTACGGCGCCACGGGCAACCAGGCCCCCGTCGAGGCGATCAGCGTTCAGGGCACAGGACACTCCCTCCCGGCCGCCGGCATGGCCGCACGGGTCATCACCTTCTTCGGCCTGGACGCCGGCTGA
- a CDS encoding SGNH hydrolase, producing MTRTRHPLAGLIPLLVFLAVFAVLVPLGAGTARAESNGGVKVMPLGDSITDGFNVPGGYRVGLWQKFAAGRYKVDLVGSLFNGPAGLGDHDHEGHSGWTIQQIDDNVVNWLRAQNPHTILLHIGTNDIYGSDPAGAPARLSTLIDHVTAQAPNAELFVATITPLGSWDSTVRAYNAAIPGIVQSKVNAGKRVHLIDMYRALTPADLADGVHPNAGGYDKMADVWWRALLSVPGSIGTPSSTTPSSTTPSSTNAGSTAYGNGSAARAA from the coding sequence ATGACACGCACCAGACATCCGCTCGCCGGCCTGATCCCCTTACTCGTGTTCCTCGCCGTCTTCGCCGTGCTCGTCCCGCTCGGCGCCGGTACGGCCCGCGCCGAGTCCAATGGCGGGGTGAAGGTCATGCCGCTGGGTGACTCGATCACCGACGGGTTCAACGTTCCGGGCGGCTACCGAGTCGGCCTGTGGCAGAAGTTCGCGGCGGGCCGTTACAAGGTCGATCTCGTCGGCTCGCTCTTCAACGGCCCGGCGGGTCTGGGCGATCACGACCATGAGGGGCACTCGGGCTGGACGATCCAGCAGATCGACGACAACGTCGTCAACTGGCTCCGCGCCCAGAACCCGCACACCATCCTGCTGCACATCGGCACCAACGACATCTACGGCAGCGACCCCGCCGGGGCGCCCGCCCGACTCTCCACCCTGATCGACCACGTCACCGCCCAGGCGCCGAACGCGGAACTCTTCGTCGCCACCATCACCCCGCTGGGCTCCTGGGACTCGACCGTGCGGGCCTACAACGCGGCGATCCCCGGCATCGTGCAGAGCAAGGTCAACGCGGGCAAGCGTGTCCATCTGATTGACATGTACAGGGCATTGACGCCCGCGGATCTGGCCGACGGGGTGCATCCGAACGCCGGTGGCTACGACAAGATGGCCGACGTCTGGTGGAGGGCACTGCTGTCGGTGCCGGGCAGCATCGGCACCCCCTCGTCCACCACCCCCTCGTCCACCACCCCCTCGTCCACCAACGCCGGGTCCACGGCGTATGGCAACGGGTCGGCCGCACGGGCGGCATGA